In the genome of Cutibacterium equinum, one region contains:
- the prfA gene encoding peptide chain release factor 1 — MSESTQRALDEVRRRLREIETQLADPQVLSDPAEMRRLGKRHSRLRHVVSVADRVDHLSADIQAAEDLADEDPAFAQEAETLRNHREAADAELTELLAPSDPLDQEDALVEIHSGEGGEESALFAADILRMYTRYAERVGWTVRELTSEVTDLGGYRSVVVAVEGVPSRPAYGYLKHEGGVHRVQRVPVTESAGRIHTSAVGVLVMPDVDETEVDIDPADVRVDVYRSSGPGGQGVNTTDSAVRLTHLPTGIVASCQNERSQLQNKAEAMRMLRAKVAALAAQQAADENDRMRRDQVRTVDRSARVRTYNFPENRLTDHRIGYKSRKLDQILAGDLGEVLDALHADEVRRRMADRPEGQESS; from the coding sequence ATGAGCGAATCCACGCAACGAGCACTTGACGAGGTGCGTCGTCGGCTCCGAGAGATTGAAACTCAACTCGCCGACCCGCAGGTGCTGTCTGACCCCGCCGAGATGCGACGCCTGGGCAAACGCCACTCGAGACTGCGTCACGTCGTGTCCGTCGCTGACCGCGTTGACCACTTGAGCGCAGACATCCAGGCCGCAGAGGACCTCGCCGACGAGGACCCCGCCTTCGCGCAGGAAGCTGAAACCCTGCGTAACCATCGTGAGGCTGCCGACGCTGAGTTGACTGAGTTGCTCGCTCCCTCAGACCCACTCGATCAGGAGGACGCCCTGGTCGAGATTCATTCCGGTGAGGGTGGCGAGGAATCCGCCCTCTTCGCCGCCGACATACTTCGGATGTACACCCGGTACGCAGAGAGGGTGGGGTGGACAGTCCGTGAGCTCACCAGCGAGGTGACCGATCTGGGGGGTTATCGCAGCGTCGTCGTTGCCGTTGAGGGTGTGCCGTCACGCCCGGCCTACGGCTATCTCAAACACGAGGGCGGCGTTCATCGTGTGCAACGGGTGCCGGTGACCGAATCTGCCGGACGCATTCACACCTCGGCGGTCGGTGTCCTCGTCATGCCTGATGTCGACGAGACCGAGGTCGACATTGATCCCGCCGACGTCCGCGTCGACGTGTACCGCTCCTCAGGCCCCGGCGGGCAGGGAGTCAACACCACTGATTCCGCAGTACGGCTCACCCATCTCCCCACCGGCATCGTCGCCAGTTGCCAGAACGAACGCAGCCAGTTGCAGAACAAGGCCGAGGCGATGCGGATGCTGCGTGCGAAAGTGGCTGCCCTGGCTGCCCAGCAGGCTGCCGACGAGAATGATCGCATGCGTCGCGACCAGGTTCGTACGGTCGACCGCTCCGCGCGAGTACGGACCTACAATTTCCCGGAGAACCGGCTCACTGATCACCGCATCGGCTACAAGTCCCGCAAACTTGACCAGATCCTCGCCGGCGACCTCGGAGAGGTCCTCGATGCCCTCCACGCCGACGAGGTGAGACGGCGGATGGCCGACCGTCCTGAAGGGCAGGAATCCTCATGA
- the rpmE gene encoding 50S ribosomal protein L31 → MKQGIHPEYHETTVVCTCGNTFTTRSTSTSGTLNADVCSKCHPFYTGKQKILDTGGRVARFERRYGKKN, encoded by the coding sequence ATGAAGCAGGGAATCCATCCCGAATACCACGAGACGACCGTGGTGTGCACCTGTGGGAACACCTTCACCACCCGCAGCACCTCGACGTCGGGCACCCTCAACGCCGACGTCTGCTCGAAGTGCCACCCGTTCTACACCGGTAAGCAGAAGATCCTCGACACCGGCGGCCGCGTCGCCCGGTTCGAGCGCCGCTACGGCAAGAAGAACTGA